Proteins from a genomic interval of Spea bombifrons isolate aSpeBom1 chromosome 4, aSpeBom1.2.pri, whole genome shotgun sequence:
- the DUS4L gene encoding tRNA-dihydrouridine(20a/20b) synthase [NAD(P)+]-like yields the protein MGHPLTDDIQWLPPNPADLFYSKNIVKICAPMVRYSKLAFRSLVRKYGCDLCYTPMIVAADFVKSAKARDSEFTTNQGDQPLVVQFAAKEAQVLADAARLVCPFAGGIDVNCGCPQRWAMSEGYGACLINKPELVSDMVKTVRNQVENPSFTVSIKIRIHSDINQTVDLCRKAEAAGVSWITVHGRLTEERHQPVHYDSIKIIKESLSIPVVANGDIKSLKEAEDICHVTGADGVMAARGLLANPAMFAGYDETPLTCIQDWIEIALEHGTPFTCFHHHLIYMMERITSKQEKRVFNVLSSTSAVLEYLKEYYGV from the exons ATGGGTCACCCCCTGACAGATGACATCCAATGGTTACCTCCAAACCCAgcagatttgttttattctaAGAACATAGTAAAAATATGCGCTCCCATGGTTCGCTATTCAAA acTGGCTTTCCGGAGCCTGGTGAGAAAGTATGGCTGTGATTTATGTTACACTCCAATGATTGTTGCGGCTGATTTTGTAAAATCTGCAAAAGCTCGAGACAGTGAATTCACAACTAATCAAG GAGATCAACCGCTTGTCGTTCAGTTTGCAGCAAAAGAAGCGCAGGTTTTAGCAGATGCTGCTCGTTTAGTCTGCCCTTTTGCTGGTGGTATAGATGTTAACTGCGGCTGTCCTCAGAG GTGGGCAATGTCTGAAGGTTATGGAgcttgcttaataaataaacctgAGCTGGTGAGTGATATGGTGAAAACTGTGCGCAATCAAGTTGAGAACCCAAGCTTTACTGTTTCCATCAAAATAAG gATTCACTCAGACATAAACCAAACGGTTGACCTATGTCGGAAGGCCGAAGCGGCTGGTGTGTCCTGGATCACAGTTCATGGGAGATTGACTGAAGAAAGGCATCAACCTGTGCATTACGATTCTATAAAAATTATTAAGGAAAGCTTGTCTATACCTGTTGTGGCTAATGGAGACATTAAAAGCTTAAAAGAAGCTGAAGATATTTGTCACGTGACAGGAGCAGATG GTGTGATGGCTGCCAGAGGACTCCTTGCTAACCCAGCAATGTTTGCAGGATATGACGAGACTCCACTGACTTGTATTCAGGACTGGATTGAAATAGCATTGGAACATGGAACTCCTTTTACATGCTTTCATCATCACTTGATATACATGATGGAAAGAATAACTTCAAAACAAGAGAAAagggtttttaatgttttatcaaGTACATCAGCAGTTTTAgaatatttaaaagaatattatGGGGTGTGA